The following proteins are encoded in a genomic region of Ornithodoros turicata isolate Travis chromosome 6, ASM3712646v1, whole genome shotgun sequence:
- the LOC135398178 gene encoding thrombin inhibitor hemalin-like: MARQEGCVYVIAFIILAGAASGVVDTTALDADASCRLKLDDGPCRALVPRWFNNFTTGKCEEFDYGGCDGNANNFHTKQECEDTCKFVPKKACTLEPEGGPCRAMIRRWHFNETDGRCKKFYYGGCSGNDNNFETRRECEDSCRRTKQLKVNNYTNIIYKMDCEPQPYKGNCTYGSKRFFYNASKEACQDLENGTCATGTNKYAQKSKCWIACFGHPGSNITEQKFSKHNYYEGETDKRKPALKKKQY; the protein is encoded by the exons ATGGCTAGGCAAGAAGGCTGCGTCTACGTCATCGCGTTCATAATCCTTGCGGGTGCCGCATCAG GAGTTGTAGACACGACAGCGCTGGACGCCGACGCAAGCTGTCGACTAAAGCTTGATGATGGGCCCTGCAGGGCGTTGGTTCCCAGGTGGTTTAATAACTTTACCACTGGGAAATGTGAAGAATTCGACTATGGCGGCTGTGATGGAAATGCTAACAACTTTCACACCAAGCAAGAATGCGAAGATACGTGCAAGT TTGTACCCAAGAAGGCATGCACCCTGGAACCCGAAGGAGGTCCCTGCAGAGCGATGATCAGGAGATGGCATTTCAATGAGACAGACGGGAGGTGTAAGAAGTTTTACTATGGAGGGTGTAGCGGGAATGATAACAATTTCGAAACGAGACGAGAGTGTGAGGACTCCTGCCGTCGCACGAAACAAC TGAAGGTCAACAACTACACTAACATCATCTACAAGATGGACTGTGAGCCTCAACCATACAAAGGCAACTGCACGTATGGTTCAAAGCGTTTCTTCTACAACGCAAGCAAAGAGGCATGTCAGGATTTAGAGAATGGCACCTGCGCTACAGGGACAAACAAATATGCTCAAAAATCGAAATGCTGGATAGCTTGCTTTG GACATCCTGGTTCGAACATCACAGAACAGAAGTTCTCCAAGCACAATTACTACGAGGGTGAGACAGACAAGCGGAAACCGgcattaaaaaagaaacaatacTGA